One window from the genome of Vicia villosa cultivar HV-30 ecotype Madison, WI unplaced genomic scaffold, Vvil1.0 ctg.002171F_1_1, whole genome shotgun sequence encodes:
- the LOC131638097 gene encoding cadmium-induced protein AS8-like isoform X1, protein MIIKGLFRRYKKRNPVHPTYGAFYGMGFGIGAGVGWGPGFGLEVVGYVGSGCGVGFNVGVTLAGFGIGLPANVIFAAPYNAFLATKSSALKLARSGTQTAEDVWIRNSPLVSDFQREAGEKFSCFRQKYLSINGTDFFDVKNSLPLLTASACKNIQTFHNQLLNIIRFCV, encoded by the exons ATGATTATAAAGGGATTATTTAGAAGATATAAAAAAAGGAACCCTGTTCATCCTACTTATGGAGCCTTTTATGGAATGGGTTTTGGAATAGGTGCTGGTGTTGGATGGGGTCCTGGGTTTGGTCTTGAAGTTGTTGGCTATGTTGGATCTGGTTGTGGCGTTGGATTCAATGTTGGTGTTACTCTTGCTGGCTTTGGAATTGGGCTTCCAGCTAATGTTATCTTTGCCGCTCCATATAATG CTTTTTTGGCAACAAAAAGCTCTGCATTGAAGTTAGCACGTTCTGGTACACAAACCGCAGAGGATGTTTGGATTAGAAATTCACCTCTTGTGTCTGATTTTCAACGAGAAGCCGGTGAAAAGTTCTCTTGCTTTCGCCAAAAGTATTTATCAATCAATGGAACTGATTTCTTTGACGTGAAGAACAGCTTGCCTTTGCTTACTGCATCTGCCTGTAAAAATATTCAAACATTTCATAACCAATTACTCAATATTATTAGATTTTGTGTTTGA
- the LOC131638097 gene encoding cadmium-induced protein AS8-like isoform X2 translates to MIIKGLFRRYKKRNPVHPTYGAFYGMGFGIGAGVGWGPGFGLEVVGYVGSGCGVGFNVGVTLAGFGIGLPANVIFAAPYNAFLATKSSALKLARSGTQTAEDVWIRNSPLVSDFQREAGEKFSCFRQKYLSINGTDFFDVKNSLPLLTASACTLLCAVSHSNE, encoded by the exons ATGATTATAAAGGGATTATTTAGAAGATATAAAAAAAGGAACCCTGTTCATCCTACTTATGGAGCCTTTTATGGAATGGGTTTTGGAATAGGTGCTGGTGTTGGATGGGGTCCTGGGTTTGGTCTTGAAGTTGTTGGCTATGTTGGATCTGGTTGTGGCGTTGGATTCAATGTTGGTGTTACTCTTGCTGGCTTTGGAATTGGGCTTCCAGCTAATGTTATCTTTGCCGCTCCATATAATG CTTTTTTGGCAACAAAAAGCTCTGCATTGAAGTTAGCACGTTCTGGTACACAAACCGCAGAGGATGTTTGGATTAGAAATTCACCTCTTGTGTCTGATTTTCAACGAGAAGCCGGTGAAAAGTTCTCTTGCTTTCGCCAAAAGTATTTATCAATCAATGGAACTGATTTCTTTGACGTGAAGAACAGCTTGCCTTTGCTTACTGCATCTGCCT GTACATTATTATGTGCAGTCTCACATTCAAATGAATGA